A section of the Pseudomonas fluorescens genome encodes:
- a CDS encoding DUF3203 family protein translates to MPIRIENQTCYFKIDDSGEEQSRSVLQVKVITDSDKAMSAVEIDGQRIYITEAEADALTVAGAIDGRKHLKASTGDSVI, encoded by the coding sequence ATGCCCATCCGTATCGAAAACCAGACCTGTTATTTCAAGATCGACGACAGCGGTGAAGAACAAAGCCGCAGCGTGCTGCAAGTGAAGGTGATCACCGACAGTGACAAAGCCATGTCAGCCGTCGAGATTGACGGCCAGCGTATCTACATCACCGAGGCAGAAGCCGACGCCCTGACCGTCGCCGGCGCCATTGACGGACGCAAGCACCTCAAGGCCAGTACCGGTGATTCGGTGATTTGA